Genomic DNA from Thermosipho ferrireducens:
CACCTTCCCCAAGCATTTTTTCCAGAAACGGGTTAAAATAATATTTTCCTTTGAGAAAAACACCATCAAGCCCTTTTCCGCCGTGAAGCTCTCTCTTTATATTTGCAAAAACCCCATGTTCTAAAGCTTTAAATAATCCTTCTTCGGCCATTTTTTCAAGTAGTTCTATTGCTTCATTTAAAACCTGTTGAGCTCTCTTTTGAATTACTCCGCCAGGTTTAAAGATTATTTCATCACCAATATTACGCATGTTGTTGAAAATGTATTTTGCCGTTTCTATAGCTAAGTATCTATCAGACATAAAAGGAGTATGAATAGCTTCTGTAAGCATTCCGAGGAGTTGAATGCCCTGATTTGTCCATATGGATATTACGTTGAACATAGCGTCCTGGACCAGTCCTTTGAAAATGTTGCCAGTCATGTACTTTGTTGGCGGCATGTATTTTAAAGGTGCTTTTGGGAAAATTTCTCTTGCCATTTGTGCTTGAGCAAGTTCATATAGGAAACCATTCTCTATGTCTGGATCCATTTCAAAAGCGTGTCCAAGTCCCATTTGTTCTTCCGGGATGCCAGCCATAAGAGCTAATTGTTCATTTATCAGTTGTGAGGCAAGAACTGTATGAGCTTCTTTATAAGCATCAGCTGTAGTTAAGTAGTTATCTTCTCCGGTGTTTATAATTATGCCAGCAAAACCATTTATTACTCGAGAGAAAAATTGATCTATCATTGTTCTCTGCATATTTATGTCTCTAAAAAGTATACCGTACAGGGCGTCATTAAGCATAACATCAAGTCTTTCCATGGCACCCATGGCTGCAATTTCTGGCATACATAGCCCGGAAGCGTAGTTCACCTGTCTTATGTATCTTCCAACTTCATAAGAAACCTCATCTAAAGCTTTTCGCATTATTTTAAAATTTTCCTGGGTAGCGTATGTTCCACCAAAACCTTCCGTTGTTGGACCATAAGGCACATAATCAAGTAAACTTTGGGCGGTTGAACGAATGACAGCAATAATATCTGCACCCTGACGTGCAGCGGCTTTAGCCTGAACAACGTCTTCGTATATATTACCGGTAGCTACTATAACATAAAGATATGGTTGAGAACCTTCGCCTATTTCTTTAAGCATTTCTGCCCTTTTTTGTTTATTTTTTAGAATACGATTTATCATGGTATTAACGAAAGGTTCAAGTGTTTCTCTTATTTTGTCAGGCGAATTAAGTTTTAATTTTACAATGTTCAATTTCTTTTCAGCGATTTTTTCAGCTATTTCTTGAGGGGTCAGATTTGTTTCTATTATTGCATTTCCTATGTAAAATGCACTTCCGTTTTCAAGAGCTCCTTCTTCTTTAATATGATCTACAACAATGTTGGGTAAGGGTATTCCTTCTTCATTTACTCCGTCTATTCCCAGAAATCTACAGATAGTTCTTTCAATTGAAACTGTTGATCTTGGAATAACAAATTCGTTCACGCCGACTGCAATTTTTCTGGCAAGTTCTTTGGCACGTTTTACTTTTTCGAAATCAAGCCCTAATTTACTTTTCATATCTTAATACCTCCTCAGCTTCTTTTATTATGTCCTTATCTATTCCTAATATTCTGGCAATTTTAATGGCTTCTTTTGGAATATTTTCATTATTGTTTACTTCTTCTATGCTGTAATCAAAATACTTTTGTATGGTTTTTAAAGTAATTTTTTTGTTTAACTCTTTTAATCCTTTTACTCTTAAATGTCTTACATTTTCTGGAATAGCGCCATCGAAATGTGTAGTAATTACTGTACACGAATTGTTTTTAGAAAACAGATTTAGAAGGGCACTCACTATTGCTTTTCCCTCTGTTGGATTGGTAGTTCTTGCAGGTTCATCGAGTAATACCAACATTACTTTACCTTTTTTTAGTTTTTTATAAATTGAGTTGATTATTATCATTTCAGAAGCATAAGACGATAATCCTGAGGAAATGGACTGGAAGTCACCTGAAAGCAACGTTATTTCGTCGTATAAAGGTAGTATAGCTTTTTGTGCAGGTACGAAAAAGCCCATTTGGAATAAAAGTTGACACAACGCTATTGTTTTTAGTAAAACAGTTTTTCCACCCATGTTTGCACCTGTTATTGCCTGTACTCCTGGCTTCAATGTTATATTTATAGGTTGAAACTTCAGATTTAATTTTTTAAGATTTTCTGAGATTTCAGGATTAAATAACTTTTCCAGATAAATACTGTTATCTTTTGAAAATTCAGGCTTTGTAAGATTTAATTTTTTTGTAAGAAATGATTTTGCAATCGTTAAATCCAGAAAAATTACTAAATTGTAGGATTTTAAGAGATTAATGGCGTATTTTTCAAGCTCGGCGGACAATTTGTGACATATTTGACTTTCTAATTCTTTTTCACGTTGAAGTATTTCGGTAAGTTCCTTTTCATCATTGGTAATATCTTTCTTCTTTCTAATTTCTAAAAGTTCTTTAGAGTATGCGCTGTAAATATAAAAGGTTGGGATTCTAAGTCCTTCTGGATCCAATATTTCGATTACTTTTTCAAGATCAGGGAATGGAAAGGTACGATATAGCTTTGCTCTACGTAGAGTGATAGTGATTTCTTGAATATAAATAGAAAATACCTTTATTTCAAACAATTCAATTTCGTCTAATATATTTTTATTTATTAAACGTTCTATAGTGGTATGTATATCTGGAAGATGTGATAGAGACAATTTTATATTCTGGATGTATTTTTCTTCTGCATCCAATACTTTTGAAATAGCATTGAGGTGCTTTTGAATTTTTTTTTGGGATTTGATAACACTCTTAAACTTTTTACTTCTTATGTATCTCTGCGTAATCGGCGAGGATATGTCTAAATTTTTGATTATAAAATCGATGCCTGCACTTTCAAAAATGTCTAATTTTGACATTCTGGATCAACCTTTCTAACGTTGATTATAGGAATAGACGTTTTTTCTTTTAGTTTTGAGATAACATAATTATCGTCAATTTTATAGCCATATGGAGATACGGGATTTATAGTTATCATTACCACATTTGGTTTTTTAAGTACTTTTATTGTTTTGCCATGTGATTCAAAATTTAAAATTTTCTCTCTTGAGCAAAAAATTCTGGTAAAATCTTCAATGACAACTTCTTTGACATTTTTTGTTTTCATTAGTTTAGTAATAAAATTGTTGGTTAAAATTCCTGAAACATATATTATTTTAAAGTTTTCAATTAAAGATGTTGGTTCAAAACGCAAAGCACTTTCTGCCAGTTTTATAGTTTTTTCTCCTAACCCCCACACTCCTTCTGAAAGATCTTTTAAAAGGTTAAAATGTTCTGTAACAGGCAACGACATTAGATGAAGCAGGTGCAGAGTCTTTTTTATGATTTCATCTTCATTAAGACTAAGCGAAGCCCCTGTTGCCAGAACAACTGCCTCGCTTATAAGTGGTGAAGCCGAAGTTAATCTTGAAAGAGCGCCATCTATGAGTATTTTTTCGCATTTAAAAGAAAATAAGGTGTTTACAATTTCATTTAGCCAGTTTTTTGTCGTTGGACCTGCGAGTATTATCTTGCCTTTTTCCAGCGCCTTAGCTACAACTATTCTTCCAGTTGCAGTTGTTCTTGAAGTAACATGAAAAATTTCTGAAAGAAAACTTTTTTGTCTATAAAATTTTTCAGTAGTCGCGAAAAATATATTTTTTTGAATATAAATATTTGGCTTAGGAGTATATGTAACTTGGTCTTTTTCTTCGCCGTCTATTCCAATTGATGTTATTCCTAACTTTATTCCTTTACATGATAAATATTTTAATAAAAAATTGAATGTTTCAGTTTTTCCTGTATTTTTTGCCAGCCCGACTATCGAGATAACGTTATGTTTCAGTATACTTGCCAGCATTTTTCACCATGTACTTTTTAAAGATTTTTTAGAGATAATAATGCTTCACCGTCTATAGCTATTTCTCCATTTTCTTTAAGTACAGTTGTTTTAAGAAGTGCTCTTTTTTTATTGTCATCTTTTTTGATAACTTCTAATTTAATTTTTATAGTTTCTCCAACAAAAACAGGTTTTAAAAATTTTGCACTTTGGGACATGTAAATGGTACCTGGACCTGGAAACTCCATGCCAAGAACAGAGGAAAGAAAACCTAATACCAACATTCCATGGGATATTCGTTTACCAAAGGTTGTTTTTTTGGCGTATTCTTCATCGATGTGTAGAGGATTTTTATCACCTGTTAATTCTGCGAAAGTTATTACATCATCAGAGGTTATCTTTCTGGTTGTTTCGTAAGTTTGGCCAATTTTTAAATCGTCATATTTCATCTTCTCACTCCTTTTTTTCTCTCCATTTTTTGATTCTCTCGCGTCTTGCAAGCTGGGCAGGCTCTATGGTTATGCTTTTTCCTTCGTACAAAGCAGCGATTCCTGTGAGCTTGTATTTCTCTCTATACTTGCTATCATCAACATCACTTTCAGTATCGTCAGGTTCGTGATAGGCAACTATAACACCTTCATAGTTTCTTAAAATCACGGTTTTATCAGAATAAGATACCATATATTCTGGCATTAACCTTATTTTCCCACCACCTCCAGGTGCATCCACAACAAAAGTTGGCACGCAGAAACCTGAAGTATGCCCTATTAAGCTTTCTATTATTCGTAATCCTTTTCCAATAGAAGTTCTAAAATGGGCGATTCCCTGGGATAGATCACATTGATATAGATAATAAGGCCTTACACGAATTTTCACAAGTTTATGGACAAGTTCCAGCATTATATAGGGGCTGTCATTGACTCCCCTAAGCAGGACACTTTGATTTCCAAGAGGAATTCCGGCATCAGCCAGCATTTCACATGCTTTACTGCTTTCCGGTGTAATTTCTTCTGGATGGTTAAAATGAGTGTTTATCCAGATTGGGTGGTATTTTTTTAGCATGTTTACTAATTCTTCAGTTATAATTTGCGGTAACACTACCGGGGCTCTTGTACCAATTCTTATGATTTCAACATGCGGAATATTTCTCAATTCTTTCAATATGTATTCCAGCATATCTTTTCCAACAAGTAAAGCGTCTCCTCCAGAAAGGAGCACGTCACGAACTTCTGGGGTTTCTTTTATATATTCTATGGCATCATCTATTTCTTTTTTACTGCGACTTTTATCATGTTGACCTGCAAATCTCCGTCTGGTGCAATGCCTGCAGTACATTGAACACATATCAGTAATCAAGAAAAGAACTCTATCCGGGTACCTGTGTGTCAAACCTGGTACAGGAGAGTCTTCATCTTCGTGAAGTGGGTCTACCATATCCCATGCAGAAACTTCCAGTTCTTTTACAGTTGGAACAGCCTGGCGTCTTATTGGACATTTTGGATTATCAGGGTCCATTAAAGAGGCGTAATACGGGGTAATAGCCATTCTCAGTGTTTTTAAACTATGCCTTATTCCGTTTTCTTCTTCAGGTGTTAAATTAATGACCTGTTTTAACGTATCAACATCCATTATTCTGTTTCGCAGTTGCCATCTCCAATCGTTCCATTCCTCGTCAGTTACGTTTTTCCATAATGGAATATCCTTAAAATGTCTCATGTTATTTCCTCCTTAACAATATTTTTCCTCGAATAATTTTCGGATTTTTTGTGATTCTCTTAAAATATTTAGACTGAGTTCTGCATGACCTTTTGTATAACCGTTTCCTATGATCATCATTACATCCTTTCCTATGCCTTCAGCTCCAAGTGCTGCGCGGGTAAAAGAAGTAGCCATGCTGAAAAAGTATATTATCCCTTCATCTTTAGTTATTAATATTGAAGCCATTTCTGTTCCCGGCACATTTACGTTATTTATGGTGACGTCACACAAAGATCCATTTGTTATGTCGTTTATTTTCTGATAAATTTCCATGGGTTTAGTTGCATCTGCAACGATTACTTCATGAGCAAGTTCTAATTCTTTGATTTTTTTAGCATTTTCCTCTGAATATTCTATAACTATAACTTTTCCATCTTTCCCAACGTTTTTCATTGCCTGATAAGCGCATAATACTCCTGATTTTCCGCCTCCACCAATTATTGAAACTGTCATTCCGGGTTTTACAAGTTTGTTTACCTGTGCTGGAGCACCAGCTACATCTAAGACGGCTAGTGCTAATTTTTCGGGAATATCATCAGGTAACTTTGCGTATATGCCTGTTTCAAAGAGAATAGCCTTTCCCTCGATATCAACCTGGTCAGTACCCAGATTGATGTTTTTTATCCTTTCTATTTTCAACGGTGTAAGTGAAAGTGAAACAAGAGTTGCAATTTTATCACCGACGTTTAAGTTTTTGTCCTGTATATCTTTTCCTATTTCCGCTACAATGCCTATTAACATTCCGCCACTTCCTGTAACCGGATTTTGCAATTTTCCTCTTTCTTTAACAATAGAGAAAATAGTTTGTTCAATACATTTAATGTCGTCATTACACGAATCCCTTATTTGTGTAAAACTGGCGGAATCAACGTTCAAAGTTAACACATCTATTAATATTTCGTTTGAAAAGATTTCCATAGAATTATCTATTTTGTAAGCAGATTGTGGCAGGGAACCTTTCGGTTCAATTACACGATGAGTTCCGTATGGACATCCCTTTTCAATTTTTTGCAATTTTATCACCTCTTTATATTTAGAATTTTTCTTGCTTCATCAGGAGTTGCTATTTCACGTCCTAACTCTTTTGCAATTCTTACTATCCTCTCGACAAGTTGAGCGTTTGAGCTGGCAAGTTCTCCTTTTTTGTAATAGATGTTGTCTTCAAAACCTACACGTACATGCCCGCCCATTGCTATTGCGTGAACAGCTAAAGGAAGTTCATATTTTCCAATTCCTGCCACGCTCCACGTACAATTTTCCGGGATTTTTGAGACTAAATAGACAAGATCAGAAACATCACCAGGTATTGCTCCAGGTACTCCCATTACAAAATCGAAATGTAAGGGAAGTTCCAGAATCCCCTTTTTCACAAGTTTTAGAGCGTTTTCTATCATACCTCTTTCGAACACTTCTATTTCCGGCTTTATGTTTCTTTTTTTCATCTCAATTGCAAACTTTTCTATATATTCTTCTGGATTCATGAAAACATCATTTCCAAAGTTACATGTTCCAGCAGATAATGTGGCCATTTCAGGATTTGTTAAAAGAGGTTGCATTCTTTCTTCAAATGTATGCCATGTGGCCCCTCCTGTAGAAGGTTGAAAGATTATATTACATTTTTTTTCTATTTTTTCCTTTATCTCTTTGTATATTTCATAAGATTGGGTAGGAGTTCCATCTGCCAATCTTGCGTGTATGTGAGCGATTGAAGCACCAGCAAGATAGCATTTATAAACTTCTTCGGCGATTTCATCGGGAGTTACAGGAAGATTCGGTTGTTTTTCCTTTGTTACTTCGGCACCTGTTACAGCAACAGTTATTATTAATTTTTCCATATCTTTCACCTCTTTCTTTGTTTTTCAAGAGGTACCACGCAGGTGCCGCTTGCTTTACAAACTATGATAGGTTTTTCTAAAACCTCTGCGGCACTGTCATTTATATCAGGTCTTGCAGTGATAACTTTTTTTGCTTCAAATACCATTTTTCTGGAGGTTCTACCAACCTCCACTATTTCACCGGTTACTTCTATAAAGTCTCCAGCATAAACTGGTGCCAAAAATTCTATATTATCATATGCTCTAAATAGTCCTTCGTCTCCGTCATGTCTTATTAAAAGTTCTGTTGCAACGTCTCCAAAAAGCTGGAGAATTTTTGCTCCATCAACGAGATTTCCCCCATAATGTGCATCAGCAGTGCTCATTCTAACTCGAATCAGTGCTTTCATAGTAAACCTCCTTTATTCAAATGTTTTAATTTCATCCAGGATTATTAATTCAGCTTCAGTTAAAGACAAAACTTCTTCTACAGAAGTGCCTTTGTATATTTCTTTTAGTAATAAACCATTTTCTGTAGGTTCTATCACTGCAAGTTCAGTTACAATCAAGTCGACTTTCCGTATAGAAGTTAGTGGTAAAATACATTCTTTCACAATTTTAGGTTTTCCTTTTGCTGTATGCGTCATGGCAACTATAACTCTTTTTGCGCCAGTAACTAAATCCATTGCTCCACCCATTCCAGGTATCATTTTCCCTGGAATCATCCAGTTTGCAAGTCTTCCTTTCTGGTCAACTTGAAGTCCTCCCAAAACTGTTACATCAAGGTGTTTCCCTCTTATAAGGCCGAATGAAAAAGCACTATCAAATACCATTGCTCCTGGCAAAGCTGTGACAAAGCCACTACCAGCGTTAGTTAAATCTTTATTTTCCATGCCTGGAATGGGTTCGGGTCCCATTCCAAGAATTCCGTTTTCGGACTGGAAAAATATTTTCACATTTTCAGGTATATAATTCGCAACTAACGTAGGAAGACCTATTCCTAAATTAACAAGGTAACCGTCTTTCAGTTCTTTTGCAACTCTTCTGGCTATTCTTTTTTTCTCTTCCATATTATCAACTCCTTACAATATAATCAATTAGAACACCGGGAGTTATAATTTCATCAGGTGCAATACTACCAACAGGAACTATTTCTTCCACTTCTGCAATGACTATGTCAGCAGCCATTGCCATTATTGGGTTAAAATTACGTGCTGTTAAAGAATACACAAGATTTCCATAATAATCCGCTTTTTTGGCTTTTATTAAGGCGATTTTAGCTTTTAATGGAAGTTCCAGCAGGTACTTTTGGTTATTTATTTCAATAATTTGTTTTCCTTTTTCAACGATTGTTCCAACACCTGTGGGTGTTAGTATTCCTCCCAATCCATACCCGGCTGCTCGAATGCGTTCTGCAAGTGTACCCTGTGGGACAAGCTCAACCTCTAATAATCCTTCTATCATTTGTTTTTGAGTTTCAGGGTTTGTACCAATGTGGGAAACAATCGCTTTTTTTATTTTTTGTTTTACGATAAGTTTCCCAATCCCCCTTTCAGGAAAAGCGGTATCATTTGCTATCAAAGTGAGATCTTTTATTTCTGAATCACAAAGAGCATCTATCAAAGATTCTGGGGTGCCTACGCCAAGAAAACCTCCCACCATTAAAATATCACCGTTTTCCATAAAGTCGATTATTTCACTGGACTCAATAATCTTCATGCTTTTTCCTCCTTATAAATAGAAGCTTGCTATCACAATGTTAACAGAAAAGTTATTGACTTGCAAAACTCGTTTTTGATGGATAAAAATGTTTAAACTTGAACAATAAATCCTATTTTATTTTAAATCTTTTATGCGCATTTTTAAGATAACATTTGCAAAAAAGGAGTAATTTATGTTAAAATATCGTCGTCCTCATACGCATAATAAAGGAGTGTGAAGATGAAGAAGCTATTTATTGTATTTGCATTAGCTGTGGTAACACTTTACGGTTTTGGTAATTATTTTGTAATTAATTATTATGTCAAACCGGGGGATACACTTTATCTAATTTCTCAGCGTTTTTCTGTATCACCATCAATAATCCTTGATTGGAATGATGTTGACCCTTATAAGTTGAAAATAGGTCAATTATTAAAAATTCCACAACCTCCTGGAATTTTATATGAAGTTAAACAAGGAGACACTCTTTATGATATATCAAAGAGGTTTTTCACGACTGTATCGTATATAAAAAAGGTAAACAATTTAAAGAGTGATTTTATATATGTAGGTCAAAAGTTATTTGTGGCACTTGATGGAATAGGGTTGGCCTTCAACGTTAATGGCAATATGTTTATGTGGCCAATATATGGTGTAATTTCATCTAATTATGGCTGGAGGGTGCACCCGATTTACAAACGTAAGTCTTTCCACACAGGTGTTGATATAAGTGCGCCTGAGGGTACGCCTATATTTTCTGGCACCGATGGAGTTGTAAAACTTGCGGGTGAATATGGTGGTTATGGATTGGCTGTTGTCGTATCCTATGGAAAATATGATATAGTTTACGGACATATGTCTAAGGTTTCAGTGTACAAAGGGCAAAAAGTGTCAAAAGGAGAGCTTCTTGGGCGTGTAGGTTCTACTGGTATTAGCACAGGACCACATGTTCATTTTGAAGTTAGAATAAAAGGAAAACATACCAATCCATTTGTTTATCTACCTCCAAGCAACAGAATATATGTGTTACGTGAAGGAACGGTAAATCTCGGTGGTGAATAATTTGAGCGTTTCTAAGGTTTTTTATGAAAAAGTTTTGAGGTTAAAATCAAAAGAGGAGTTAGAAAAGATTGAAGAAACTCTTTTTGACGAAGAGTTTTTTAATTATTATTTTATAGATAATTTTGAAGGAATTTTCCTTGTCCTTGTTTCAAAAGAACAAAGAATTTTAGACGTTCTGGTGCAAAAACTTCTAAAGTACGCTGATTTTGTAGAAAATCGTGTTACCTCAAGTGATGAGTGGATAAAGAATATAATTAGAGAACCATTTGAATTTATTGACGGTGTATGGATAGATCCTGATTTTCACGAAATTAACACGTCTGGCATTGTGATTAAACTTACTCCTGGTTTGGCATTTGGAACTGGTCTGCACGATACCACAAAGCTTGCGGCTGAATTGCTAAGAAAGTATTTAAAGCCAGGTGATGTTGTTCTGGATCTTGGATGTGGCAGTGGGATATTATCTATACTTGCAAAAAAAATGGGAGCAGGCAGAGTAGTGGCTGTGGATAACGACCCGTTAGCAGTCGAAGTTGCAAAAGAAAATGCGAAAAAGAATGGAGTTGACATTGAAATAAGGCAATCAGATCTTTTTTCAAATGTCACCGGCAAGTTTGATTTGATTATTTCCAACATAATTGCAGAGATCCTTTTGAAAGTTCTTGAACAGGTGAAAGATTTCTTAAATTTTAATGGAAAAGTGATATTCTCTGGAATAGTGGATTCAAAAGTTGATTTATTTACGCAGCAAAAAGTTGTAGAACACCGGAGGAAAAATGAATGGAACGCTTTAGTGATAAAGTTTTAATAAAAATAGCTCAAATACAGCTTGGAAGAGAAGCTGAAAATATTTATCAAGTAATAGTTGTTTGTTCATATGGTTATCCGGTAGTTGTTAAGAGCCTTCCATTAAAAGATAATAAACCTTTTCCAACTCTACATTATTTAACCTGCCCATTTTTAAGAAAAGAAATATCAAAACTTGAGGAAAAAGGTTTAGTAAAAGTGCTTGAGGAAAAAATTCAAACAAATTTAGAATTTAAAAAGCAATTGTTTTCAGCCCATGAAAAAGTGAAAAAGGAAAGAGCTGAATTGCTTACAAAAGAATTTGGTAATACCATATGGAAAGAAGTACTGAACAAAGTGGGAACAGGTGGATTAAAAGACTGGACAAAAGTAAAATGCCTGCATTTACACACCGCTGATTTTTTGGCAGGTATAAATAACCCGGTGGGGAAAGAAGTTATAAATTTACTGAAGAAAATTGAATGCGAAAATATTTATTGCCGGCGTTTGATTCAGGAGGATTTAATGTGAAAATAAAAATAATAGTTCCAGGAAAACTTTCAAAACATTTAAAAAGTGCAGTGGATTTCTATATAAAGCGTTTGAAACGTTTTGCAAAACTGGAAATAATATATACTAAACTTGGGGGGGATTTAAATGTAATGGACAGTAAAACAATATTGAATAAAGAAGCTCAAAATATTTTGAACGCTATTGGAAAAGCCGATTTTATACTGCTGGATTTACATGGTGAAAAAGTAACGAGCGAACAATTTGCAAGAATGATAGAAACTGACCGTTTGAAAGGTAATATGACGTTTGTTATAGGTGGTCCTTTAGGTGTGAGCGAATTGTTAAGAGACCAGGCAAAAAGGAGAATTTCGCTTTCAGACTTAACTTTTACACATGAGCTTGCTTTACTCATTTTACTTGAACAAATTTTCAGAGGGTTTAAAATTATTATGAATGAAAAATATCATTATTAGAGAAAATGAAAATCAATTAATTTCTGGTAATCGGGAGGGACGAGCAATAGTGAAAATTTATGTTGCAACCACTAACTTACATAAAGTAGAGGAGATAAGAAGAATACTTCATACCATAGATGTGCAGCTTGAAGTTGTTCCAAAAAAAGTTCTAGTGGAAGAAGATGGTGAAAGTTTTTTTGAGAATTCTATAAAGAAGGCGTATTATTATGGAACAATTCTCAATCTCCCCGTTGTAGCGGATGACTCTGGACTTGTAATAGACTCACTTGGCGGCTTTCCCGGGGTTAAAAGTGCCAGATTTTTAGAAGGGAAAAGTTATAAAGAAAAAATGTTGGCAATTCTTGAAAAACTTAAATCTTGCTCAAGGCGTAATGCTCGTTTTGTATGTGTGGCAACTTTTTTTGACCCTGAACAAGGAATACTCCTATCGGCTGAAGGGGTAATTGAAGGTAGGATCGCTGAAAAAATAATGGGA
This window encodes:
- a CDS encoding 50S ribosomal protein L11 methyltransferase is translated as MNNLSVSKVFYEKVLRLKSKEELEKIEETLFDEEFFNYYFIDNFEGIFLVLVSKEQRILDVLVQKLLKYADFVENRVTSSDEWIKNIIREPFEFIDGVWIDPDFHEINTSGIVIKLTPGLAFGTGLHDTTKLAAELLRKYLKPGDVVLDLGCGSGILSILAKKMGAGRVVAVDNDPLAVEVAKENAKKNGVDIEIRQSDLFSNVTGKFDLIISNIIAEILLKVLEQVKDFLNFNGKVIFSGIVDSKVDLFTQQKVVEHRRKNEWNALVIKF
- a CDS encoding LysM peptidoglycan-binding domain-containing protein, which encodes MKKLFIVFALAVVTLYGFGNYFVINYYVKPGDTLYLISQRFSVSPSIILDWNDVDPYKLKIGQLLKIPQPPGILYEVKQGDTLYDISKRFFTTVSYIKKVNNLKSDFIYVGQKLFVALDGIGLAFNVNGNMFMWPIYGVISSNYGWRVHPIYKRKSFHTGVDISAPEGTPIFSGTDGVVKLAGEYGGYGLAVVVSYGKYDIVYGHMSKVSVYKGQKVSKGELLGRVGSTGISTGPHVHFEVRIKGKHTNPFVYLPPSNRIYVLREGTVNLGGE
- a CDS encoding DUF501 domain-containing protein is translated as MERFSDKVLIKIAQIQLGREAENIYQVIVVCSYGYPVVVKSLPLKDNKPFPTLHYLTCPFLRKEISKLEEKGLVKVLEEKIQTNLEFKKQLFSAHEKVKKERAELLTKEFGNTIWKEVLNKVGTGGLKDWTKVKCLHLHTADFLAGINNPVGKEVINLLKKIECENIYCRRLIQEDLM
- the atoD gene encoding acetate CoA-transferase subunit alpha — encoded protein: MKIIESSEIIDFMENGDILMVGGFLGVGTPESLIDALCDSEIKDLTLIANDTAFPERGIGKLIVKQKIKKAIVSHIGTNPETQKQMIEGLLEVELVPQGTLAERIRAAGYGLGGILTPTGVGTIVEKGKQIIEINNQKYLLELPLKAKIALIKAKKADYYGNLVYSLTARNFNPIMAMAADIVIAEVEEIVPVGSIAPDEIITPGVLIDYIVRS
- the rdgB gene encoding RdgB/HAM1 family non-canonical purine NTP pyrophosphatase, producing the protein MKIYVATTNLHKVEEIRRILHTIDVQLEVVPKKVLVEEDGESFFENSIKKAYYYGTILNLPVVADDSGLVIDSLGGFPGVKSARFLEGKSYKEKMLAILEKLKSCSRRNARFVCVATFFDPEQGILLSAEGVIEGRIAEKIMGNNGFGYDPIFIPEGYDITFGEMPSKVKDEISHRSRAVRKLFRMINKIY
- a CDS encoding 23S rRNA (pseudouridine(1915)-N(3))-methyltransferase RlmH; the protein is MKIKIIVPGKLSKHLKSAVDFYIKRLKRFAKLEIIYTKLGGDLNVMDSKTILNKEAQNILNAIGKADFILLDLHGEKVTSEQFARMIETDRLKGNMTFVIGGPLGVSELLRDQAKRRISLSDLTFTHELALLILLEQIFRGFKIIMNEKYHY